One part of the Thermococcus radiotolerans genome encodes these proteins:
- a CDS encoding DUF3216 domain-containing protein: MDVPEIGELRELCEKLGETRLVGRIDSFVALNEGLESKKGKEFIEVSILGFAEGILVSLMRKYPDDERVRNLLEKVSRRRAELDAAFRKPRPPIFEEM, translated from the coding sequence GTGGACGTTCCTGAGATTGGAGAACTGAGGGAGCTGTGCGAGAAACTCGGAGAAACACGCCTTGTCGGGAGGATAGACTCATTCGTGGCTCTCAACGAGGGGCTTGAGAGCAAGAAGGGGAAGGAGTTCATAGAGGTCTCCATCCTCGGTTTCGCCGAGGGCATCCTCGTGAGCCTGATGAGGAAGTATCCCGATGACGAGAGGGTGAGGAACCTCCTCGAAAAGGTCAGCAGGAGAAGGGCGGAGCTTGATGCCGCCTTCAGAAAACCGAGGCCGCCGATTTTCGAAGAAATGTGA
- a CDS encoding YchF/TatD family DNA exonuclease encodes MLDAHAHFEFYKKDAPRMIEECRGELKAVVDSITEYRKAHVWKSWEMLKPYFGFIFPTLGYHPNEARRGNWEKVKKVEEFILTHRDEIVAIGEIGLDYHYAENETQRENQRKIFLNFLGLAAELNLPVVIHAREAEREAFELVQRVGVRAYFHSFSGSVELAREIAENGHPVGINTGIVFIPEVKAAAEALEVENILVETDAPYMSPVKGQRNTPCNVRVAIAEVAKLKGLKFEEVERATEKNAVRFFGLKL; translated from the coding sequence ATGCTTGATGCCCACGCCCATTTCGAGTTCTACAAAAAGGACGCACCGCGTATGATAGAAGAGTGCAGAGGGGAGCTGAAGGCCGTTGTGGACTCCATAACCGAGTACCGCAAAGCCCACGTCTGGAAGAGCTGGGAAATGTTAAAACCCTACTTCGGATTCATCTTCCCCACCCTCGGATACCACCCCAACGAAGCGAGGAGGGGCAACTGGGAGAAGGTGAAGAAGGTTGAGGAGTTCATCCTGACCCACAGGGACGAGATAGTGGCGATAGGCGAGATAGGGCTGGACTACCACTATGCGGAAAACGAAACTCAGAGGGAGAACCAGAGGAAAATTTTCCTGAATTTCCTGGGGCTCGCCGCTGAACTCAACCTCCCCGTCGTCATCCACGCTAGAGAGGCCGAAAGGGAGGCCTTCGAACTCGTCCAGAGAGTTGGAGTTAGGGCGTACTTCCACTCGTTCTCTGGAAGCGTTGAGCTGGCGAGGGAAATAGCCGAGAACGGACACCCCGTCGGAATAAACACGGGGATAGTGTTCATCCCAGAGGTGAAGGCCGCGGCGGAGGCACTTGAGGTTGAAAATATACTGGTGGAGACGGACGCGCCCTACATGAGTCCAGTAAAGGGACAGAGGAACACTCCATGCAACGTCCGCGTTGCCATTGCTGAGGTGGCAAAGCTTAAGGGCTTGAAGTTCGAGGAAGTTGAGAGGGCAACCGAAAAAAACGCCGTGAGGTTCTTCGGTTTGAAGCTCTAG